Part of the Natrialbaceae archaeon AArc-T1-2 genome, AACGATCGAATCTCCTCGAGATACTCGCGGTCGTGAACTGCCGCGAGCTGTTCGATCGTGGCGGGGTCGGCCTCGACGTACTCGACGCCGTGTTTTCGTTTCAGCCCCTCACGGATCGCACGTAGCCGGTCGGGCGACTCCGGGTGGCGGGAACCGGGGTCGTGCTCGAGACAGGTGTCGCTGTAACCAAATCGCATCTCACTCGAACAGCGAGAAGTACGTCTCGATGTCTTCGGCCTTGATCGTCCGCCGGTCGGCGTGTCGAGCGAGCGTCGCCGCCGCACGGGCGACGTTGTCAGCGTAGTCTTCGAGGATGTCAGCCAGGGCGATTCGGGCGTCCATCGAGACGCGGTACCGGTCGTCGATCTCGATACGGGCGATCCGGTCGACCGGTGCGACCGGAAGCTCCAGATCGTCCTTGTCGACGACCACCTCGACGTCGAAATCCGCCGCCATGAGCGTCTTTCGACCGTCTTCCGTCGCCCGACGGGCCGCATCGCCTGCGAGGTCGGCACCGTGTTCCTGGATGCGTTTTGCAAGTTCCTCCGACGCCTCGGCACTCACCCTGAGGTTTCCTGCGTTTCGCCGGATAATAGAGTCTACTGGGGCGAACGGAAGCTCGACGTTCATACCTTAATGCCTGCAGTTGACACTCTTAATGGTTTTCCTAGCGGGATCGAACCGCGGATCGGTCGACCGGCCGTATCAGAACACGTCGCTCGCCTCGAGGCGTCCGTCGCGGACGACGCCGCGGGCGGTGACTTCCTCGCCGAG contains:
- a CDS encoding histone, whose protein sequence is MNVELPFAPVDSIIRRNAGNLRVSAEASEELAKRIQEHGADLAGDAARRATEDGRKTLMAADFDVEVVVDKDDLELPVAPVDRIARIEIDDRYRVSMDARIALADILEDYADNVARAAATLARHADRRTIKAEDIETYFSLFE